One Pseudomonas sp. C27(2019) DNA window includes the following coding sequences:
- a CDS encoding class 1 fructose-bisphosphatase, with protein sequence MSRTSLSRFLIEQTRSHQTPAELRFLIEVVARACKMINHQVSKGALGGVLGSMGTENVQGEVQKKLDVLSNEILLEANEWGGHLAGMASEEMDNAYQIPGKYPKGSYLLVFDPLDGSSNIDVNVSVGTIFSVLRCPNRNGEEGDLGEEAFLQPGTEQVAAGYAIYGPQTMLVLTLGNGVKGFTLDAEMGSFILTHDDIRVPEQTAEFAINMSNQRHWEAPVKRYVDELLQGKEGPLEKDYNMRWVAAMVADVHRILTRGGIFMYPRDAREPDKPGKLRLMYEANPMSFIIEQAGGISTNGYQRIMDIEPTSLHERVAVFLGSKQEVERITSYHSE encoded by the coding sequence ATGTCACGCACGAGTTTAAGCCGTTTTCTTATTGAGCAAACACGTTCACATCAAACCCCCGCAGAGCTGCGCTTTTTAATCGAAGTGGTGGCACGTGCTTGTAAAATGATCAACCATCAAGTGTCTAAAGGTGCGCTCGGCGGTGTTCTAGGCAGCATGGGCACCGAGAATGTGCAGGGTGAAGTACAGAAAAAACTCGATGTGCTGTCCAATGAGATCCTGCTCGAAGCCAACGAGTGGGGTGGACACTTAGCCGGTATGGCGTCTGAAGAAATGGATAATGCCTATCAAATTCCAGGTAAGTACCCAAAAGGATCGTACTTGTTGGTGTTTGACCCGTTGGATGGCTCGAGCAATATTGATGTTAACGTTTCTGTCGGTACGATTTTCTCGGTGCTGCGCTGTCCTAATCGCAATGGCGAAGAAGGTGACCTGGGTGAAGAGGCGTTCTTGCAGCCGGGTACTGAGCAAGTAGCTGCAGGCTATGCTATTTACGGTCCGCAGACCATGCTCGTGCTGACTTTAGGTAACGGCGTTAAAGGTTTTACTTTGGATGCGGAAATGGGCTCATTTATTTTGACCCATGATGATATTCGTGTGCCGGAGCAAACCGCAGAGTTTGCTATCAACATGTCTAATCAACGGCATTGGGAAGCGCCAGTAAAGCGTTATGTGGATGAGTTACTGCAGGGTAAAGAAGGGCCACTGGAGAAGGATTACAATATGCGCTGGGTTGCGGCAATGGTTGCTGATGTACACCGCATTTTAACCCGTGGCGGTATTTTTATGTACCCGCGTGATGCGCGCGAACCCGACAAGCCAGGCAAACTACGCTTGATGTACGAAGCCAATCCGATGTCATTTATTATTGAGCAAGCGGGTGGGATATCGACCAATGGTTATCAGCGTATTATGGATATTGAGCCGACTTCATTGCACGAGCGCGTAGCAGTGTTCTTAGGCTCCAAGCAAGAAGTTGAGCGAATTACAAGCTACCACAGCGAATAG
- a CDS encoding OmpW family protein, translating into MRTTLLATSVLALAIAAPSVHAHQAGDIIVRAGAITVQTYENSSGVQGDRGGLAGNYLGGKATLNNDTQLGLNVAYMVTDHVGVELLAATPFSHDVNLRGVGGGSLDGKLGSFKHLPPTLSAVYYPMDSGSAFQPYVGAGINYTWFFDESVSSSAKAPGKDFTSLNIKNSWGWAAQVGADYMLTDSIMLNGQVRYIDIDTTAYAGHAAGRVKVDVDVKPFVYMVGLGYKF; encoded by the coding sequence ATGCGCACAACCTTATTAGCTACGTCCGTATTAGCGTTAGCTATTGCTGCACCTTCAGTTCACGCTCACCAAGCCGGCGACATTATCGTTCGCGCCGGTGCAATCACTGTACAGACGTATGAAAACTCCTCAGGTGTTCAAGGTGATCGCGGTGGCTTAGCTGGAAACTACTTAGGCGGCAAAGCAACACTCAATAATGACACCCAGCTCGGTTTAAACGTTGCTTATATGGTGACTGATCATGTTGGTGTTGAGCTGTTAGCAGCAACGCCTTTTAGCCATGATGTAAATCTTAGGGGCGTAGGCGGAGGCAGTCTTGACGGTAAACTTGGTAGTTTTAAGCACCTACCACCAACTTTAAGCGCCGTGTATTACCCAATGGACAGTGGCTCAGCATTCCAGCCGTACGTGGGTGCCGGTATCAACTACACATGGTTTTTTGATGAGTCTGTTAGCAGTTCAGCCAAAGCTCCAGGTAAAGACTTTACCAGCCTAAACATCAAAAACTCTTGGGGCTGGGCAGCGCAAGTCGGTGCTGACTATATGCTGACTGACAGCATCATGCTTAACGGTCAAGTTCGATACATTGATATCGACACCACTGCTTATGCGGGCCACGCAGCAGGTCGCGTTAAAGTTGATGTTGACGTTAAACCATTTGTGTATATGGTTGGTCTTGGCTACAAGTTCTAA
- a CDS encoding sugar nucleotide-binding protein, protein MQLRLVLLGGGNALGRALVRLGAEDDIAFLAPKPDKGAWDAASLTSLIDEVRPDAVINLAYYYDWFQAGMVDPEHFVPQERAVERLAQLCKHHDCILIQPSSYRVFDGVRATAYNETSECKPLSPRGQALVRMEQSVRALCSKHVLLRVGWLLDDSPDGVLGRMLRRAQDHELMEMADDRRGNPTPVEDAARVILAILKQLDCAAPLWGTYHYGGQEAATTLAVAQAILAEAQAWRPQLSQEIVARAHADFADAEIEPQHGVLDTRKITHTFGIKPRAWRTGLADLLDSYYRNV, encoded by the coding sequence ATGCAATTACGCTTGGTTTTGCTGGGTGGTGGTAACGCGTTAGGAAGGGCTTTAGTGCGCTTGGGTGCAGAGGACGATATTGCTTTTCTAGCACCCAAACCGGACAAAGGCGCTTGGGATGCGGCCAGCTTAACCAGCTTAATTGATGAGGTGCGGCCTGATGCGGTGATCAATCTCGCCTATTACTACGATTGGTTTCAGGCTGGCATGGTGGATCCTGAGCATTTTGTGCCACAAGAGCGTGCGGTTGAGCGCTTAGCACAGTTGTGTAAGCATCATGACTGCATTCTAATACAGCCCTCCAGTTACCGTGTTTTCGATGGTGTACGTGCCACAGCCTACAACGAAACCAGTGAGTGCAAACCATTAAGCCCGCGTGGACAGGCATTGGTGCGTATGGAGCAGAGCGTGCGAGCTTTGTGCTCTAAACATGTTTTGCTACGTGTTGGATGGTTGTTAGATGACAGCCCAGATGGCGTGCTAGGACGCATGTTGCGTCGTGCTCAAGATCATGAGTTGATGGAAATGGCCGATGATCGTCGTGGTAATCCAACACCGGTTGAAGATGCAGCGCGGGTTATTCTTGCTATTTTAAAACAGTTGGATTGCGCAGCGCCCTTGTGGGGCACTTATCATTATGGCGGTCAAGAGGCTGCGACGACGCTAGCTGTTGCTCAGGCTATTTTAGCTGAAGCTCAGGCGTGGCGGCCGCAATTGAGCCAAGAAATTGTGGCGCGTGCCCATGCGGATTTTGCTGATGCCGAGATTGAGCCGCAGCATGGCGTGCTCGACACTCGCAAAATTACCCATACCTTTGGCATTAAGCCTCGGGCGTGGCGTACAGGCTTGGCTGACTTACTGGATAGTTATTACCGTAATGTTTAA
- a CDS encoding single-stranded DNA-binding protein: protein MSRGINKVILIGNVGGDPETRYLPNGNAVVNLTLATSDSWRDKQTGQMQERTEWHRVTFFGKIAEIAGQYLRKGSKVYIEGRLQTREWEKDGVKRYTTEIIVDMGGTMQMLDSRGDNEGGSRPASAPRPAQQSQGQPQQQRPAPSVQHDAQPAPDYDSFDDDIPF from the coding sequence ATGTCTCGTGGAATTAATAAAGTAATCTTGATTGGTAATGTGGGCGGCGACCCAGAAACCCGTTATTTGCCCAATGGCAACGCTGTTGTCAACTTAACCTTGGCCACCAGTGACAGCTGGCGCGACAAGCAAACAGGGCAAATGCAAGAGCGCACCGAGTGGCACCGTGTGACGTTTTTTGGAAAAATTGCCGAGATTGCTGGGCAATATCTGCGTAAAGGCTCGAAAGTTTATATTGAAGGGCGTTTGCAAACCCGTGAATGGGAAAAAGACGGTGTTAAACGTTACACCACAGAAATCATTGTTGATATGGGCGGCACCATGCAAATGTTGGATAGCCGCGGTGATAACGAAGGCGGTAGTCGCCCAGCATCTGCACCGCGTCCTGCGCAGCAGTCACAGGGCCAGCCACAGCAGCAGCGCCCAGCGCCCAGCGTGCAACATGACGCCCAGCCTGCGCCAGACTACGACAGCTTCGATGATGATATTCCGTTTTGA
- a CDS encoding MFS transporter: MHDHNSDAMNAQERRAIGGLSLVFAFRMLGLFMVLPVLVTYGQDLAGATPFLLGLAIGAYGLTQAVLQIPFGMLSDRFGRFPIIYLGLLIFAIGSIVAGMSDSVWGMIAGRTLQGAGAISAAVMALLSDLTREQHRTKAMAVIGLSIGLSFAVAMVVGPLITRGFGLSGLFWFTAAMALFGILIVALAVPKPVQQMRHRESGVATAALAATLRNGALLRLDFGIFALHALLMASFIALPLALVEQGGLPKEEHWWVYLISLFVGFFAMLPFIIYSEKKRQMKRVFVGAISVLMATELYLWWFADSLTLLIIGTIVFFTAFNFLEASLPSLISKVAPAGAKGTAMGVYSTSQFLGAALGGMLGGWLFGLGGASLVFAGCAALAALWLIFAANMQEPPYVTSVRLPVSPAALQETQWLTALSAQAGVMDAVLVAEEAAVYVKFDTQITDRASVERYL; encoded by the coding sequence ATGCACGATCATAATAGTGATGCAATGAACGCTCAGGAGCGGCGCGCAATCGGTGGTTTATCACTGGTTTTCGCCTTTCGTATGCTGGGCTTGTTTATGGTGTTGCCCGTTTTGGTAACTTACGGACAAGACTTGGCAGGCGCCACGCCTTTTTTATTAGGACTAGCGATTGGTGCCTATGGCTTAACCCAAGCTGTTTTGCAGATTCCATTTGGCATGCTCTCCGATCGCTTCGGACGTTTCCCGATTATTTATCTGGGTTTATTGATTTTTGCCATCGGTAGTATCGTGGCGGGGATGTCTGATTCGGTCTGGGGCATGATTGCTGGGCGCACCTTGCAAGGTGCGGGGGCTATTTCAGCGGCAGTGATGGCGTTGTTGTCAGATTTAACCCGTGAGCAGCATCGCACTAAAGCAATGGCGGTGATTGGTCTGAGTATTGGTCTGTCCTTTGCTGTGGCGATGGTGGTTGGGCCTTTGATCACGCGTGGCTTTGGTTTGTCTGGATTGTTTTGGTTTACTGCAGCAATGGCTTTATTTGGCATACTTATTGTTGCTTTAGCTGTACCGAAACCCGTTCAGCAAATGCGTCATCGAGAATCAGGTGTTGCCACTGCAGCGCTAGCAGCGACCTTACGCAATGGCGCGTTATTGCGCTTAGATTTTGGTATTTTTGCGTTGCATGCATTGTTAATGGCCAGCTTTATAGCTCTACCTTTGGCGCTGGTAGAGCAGGGTGGTTTGCCGAAAGAAGAGCATTGGTGGGTGTATTTAATCTCTCTATTTGTTGGTTTTTTTGCCATGCTGCCCTTTATTATCTACAGTGAAAAAAAGCGCCAAATGAAGCGTGTATTTGTTGGTGCGATCAGTGTCTTGATGGCCACTGAGCTGTATCTGTGGTGGTTCGCTGATAGTTTGACGCTATTGATAATTGGCACCATTGTGTTTTTTACAGCGTTTAACTTTTTAGAAGCATCACTGCCCTCGTTAATCAGTAAAGTGGCACCAGCGGGTGCTAAAGGCACGGCCATGGGTGTGTATTCCACCAGTCAGTTTTTAGGGGCTGCGTTGGGAGGAATGCTGGGCGGATGGTTATTCGGTCTTGGTGGTGCCTCACTGGTTTTTGCAGGTTGTGCCGCACTTGCAGCACTATGGCTGATTTTTGCTGCTAATATGCAAGAGCCGCCTTATGTGACTAGCGTGCGCTTACCGGTATCCCCAGCAGCCCTGCAAGAAACGCAATGGTTAACGGCGTTAAGCGCGCAAGCGGGTGTGATGGATGCTGTACTGGTGGCAGAGGAAGCTGCTGTTTATGTGAAATTTGATACGCAAATAACAGATCGTGCATCTGTAGAGCGTTACCTTTAA
- the uvrA gene encoding excinuclease ABC subunit UvrA: MDTIVVRGARTHNLKNIDIDLPRNKLIVITGLSGSGKSSLAFDTLYAEGQRRYVESLSAYARQFLSMMEKPDVDTIEGLSPAISIEQKSTSHNPRSTVGTITEIYDYLRLLYARAGIPHCPDHHVPLEAQTVSQMVDLVLNREAESRLMLLAPVVRERKGEHISVFEEMRAQGFVRVRVNGTLHEIDDVPKLDKQKKHSIDVVVDRFKVRDDLAQRLAESFETALRLTDGIALVASMDDDGSEEMVFSARFACPHCGHAISELEPKLFSFNNPAGACPSCDGLGVKQFFDTKRLVNAELTLAEGAIRGWDRRNVYYFQMLNSLADHYGFSLETPFKELDAAIQQVVLNGTGKTEIEFRYLNDRGDIVKRSHPFEGIVPNLERRYRETESNTVRDELGKYLSTQACPDCAGARLRREARHVWVGDNTLPSITAMPIGEAFDYFSALSLPGKRGEIAEKILKEISARLRFLVNVGLNYLTLSRSADTLSGGEAQRIRLASQIGAGLVGVMYILDEPSIGLHQRDNERLLDTLNHLRKIGNTVIVVEHDEDAIRLADYVVDIGPGAGVHGGEIVAQGTPEEVMANPASLTGQYLSGKKQITYPPQRTPINPEKMLRLLGATGNNLKNVTLELPLGLLTCVTGVSGSGKSSLINNTLYPLMATALNGATTLEAAPYDSIEGVEQLDKVVDIDQSPIGRTPRSNPATYTGIFTPIRELFAGVAESRARGYSPGRFSFNVKGGRCEACQGDGMIKVEMHFLADIYVTCDTCKSKRYNRETLDIRYKGKNIHEVLDMTIEEARAFFDPIPALARRLQTLIDVGLSYIRLGQSATTLSGGEAQRVKLSRELSKRDTGQTLYILDEPTTGLHFADIQQLLDVLHRLRDRGNTVVVIEHNLDVIKTADWIIDLGPEGGSGGGEIIATGTPEQVANNNISHTGRFLKDKL, from the coding sequence GTGGATACCATAGTAGTTCGTGGGGCTCGAACCCATAATTTAAAAAATATTGATATTGATTTGCCTCGAAATAAGTTGATCGTGATCACCGGCTTATCCGGTTCGGGTAAATCATCCTTGGCCTTTGATACGCTCTACGCCGAGGGTCAGCGTCGTTATGTTGAATCCTTGTCGGCGTATGCGCGGCAGTTTTTATCAATGATGGAAAAGCCTGATGTCGATACCATCGAAGGTTTATCGCCAGCCATTTCCATTGAGCAAAAATCAACCTCACATAATCCACGCTCAACCGTGGGTACCATCACTGAAATTTATGACTATTTACGCCTGCTTTATGCGCGTGCTGGCATACCACATTGCCCTGATCACCATGTGCCGCTAGAAGCTCAGACTGTCAGCCAAATGGTCGATCTGGTACTTAACCGAGAAGCAGAAAGCCGCTTGATGTTGCTTGCCCCTGTGGTGCGCGAGCGCAAAGGCGAGCACATTTCCGTATTTGAAGAAATGCGTGCGCAAGGCTTTGTGCGTGTGCGCGTCAATGGCACACTGCATGAGATCGACGATGTGCCGAAACTGGACAAGCAAAAGAAGCACTCGATTGATGTAGTTGTAGACCGTTTTAAAGTACGTGACGACCTAGCTCAACGTTTAGCGGAATCCTTTGAAACCGCATTACGCCTGACTGACGGCATTGCTTTAGTTGCCTCTATGGACGATGACGGCAGCGAAGAGATGGTGTTTTCCGCACGTTTTGCCTGCCCACATTGCGGCCATGCAATTAGCGAGCTAGAACCTAAGCTATTTTCCTTTAATAACCCAGCAGGCGCCTGTCCAAGCTGTGATGGTTTAGGGGTTAAGCAATTCTTTGATACCAAGCGCCTAGTCAATGCTGAGCTGACCTTAGCCGAAGGGGCAATTCGCGGCTGGGACCGACGCAATGTGTACTATTTCCAGATGCTCAACTCACTGGCTGATCACTATGGCTTCAGCCTAGAAACACCATTTAAAGAATTGGACGCAGCGATTCAACAGGTGGTCTTGAATGGCACTGGTAAAACTGAGATTGAGTTTCGTTACCTCAATGATCGCGGTGATATCGTTAAACGCTCGCACCCATTTGAAGGCATCGTCCCTAATTTAGAGCGCCGTTATCGGGAAACCGAATCCAACACGGTGCGTGACGAGCTGGGCAAGTACTTAAGCACCCAAGCCTGCCCAGATTGCGCGGGGGCACGCCTACGTCGTGAAGCACGCCATGTCTGGGTCGGTGATAATACGCTACCCAGCATTACTGCGATGCCCATTGGTGAAGCCTTTGATTATTTTTCTGCACTGAGCTTACCGGGTAAACGCGGCGAAATTGCAGAAAAGATTCTTAAAGAAATCAGCGCGCGTTTACGTTTCTTAGTCAACGTCGGCTTGAATTACCTCACCCTAAGTCGCAGTGCTGACACCTTGTCCGGTGGTGAAGCGCAGCGTATTCGCCTTGCCAGCCAAATTGGTGCTGGACTGGTGGGTGTGATGTATATTCTCGATGAGCCGTCCATTGGCTTACATCAGCGCGATAATGAACGCTTACTGGATACACTCAATCACCTGCGCAAAATTGGCAATACCGTCATTGTCGTTGAGCATGATGAGGATGCTATTCGCTTGGCTGATTATGTCGTTGATATCGGACCTGGCGCTGGTGTCCACGGCGGCGAAATCGTTGCCCAAGGCACGCCTGAAGAAGTGATGGCCAATCCTGCATCCTTAACCGGTCAATATCTATCAGGTAAAAAACAGATCACCTATCCGCCACAGCGCACCCCAATTAACCCTGAGAAGATGCTGCGCTTGCTGGGTGCAACAGGCAATAACTTAAAAAACGTTACTTTAGAGCTACCGCTGGGTTTGCTCACCTGTGTCACTGGGGTCTCTGGTTCAGGGAAATCGAGCTTAATTAACAATACCCTGTACCCGCTAATGGCCACCGCGCTCAACGGCGCCACCACATTAGAAGCAGCACCCTACGATTCAATAGAAGGCGTTGAGCAGCTGGATAAAGTTGTCGATATTGACCAAAGCCCGATTGGCCGCACCCCTCGCTCTAACCCCGCGACCTACACCGGCATCTTCACTCCCATTCGCGAGCTGTTTGCAGGCGTAGCCGAGTCACGTGCCCGTGGCTATAGTCCAGGGCGTTTCTCCTTTAACGTCAAAGGCGGTCGCTGCGAGGCCTGTCAAGGCGATGGCATGATCAAGGTAGAGATGCACTTCTTAGCCGACATTTATGTCACCTGCGACACCTGCAAAAGTAAGCGTTATAACCGTGAAACCTTGGATATTCGCTACAAAGGCAAGAACATTCATGAGGTGCTGGATATGACCATTGAAGAGGCTCGCGCCTTCTTTGATCCCATTCCAGCGCTAGCGCGTCGACTGCAGACACTTATAGATGTGGGCTTGTCCTATATCCGTCTTGGTCAAAGCGCAACCACGCTCTCGGGTGGTGAGGCGCAGCGGGTCAAGCTATCGCGTGAGCTGTCTAAGCGCGATACAGGGCAGACACTGTACATCCTTGATGAGCCCACCACGGGTTTGCACTTTGCCGATATCCAGCAGCTGCTTGATGTGCTGCACCGCTTACGTGATCGTGGCAATACAGTCGTAGTAATTGAGCATAATTTGGATGTGATTAAAACTGCCGACTGGATTATTGACCTTGGTCCTGAGGGCGGCTCTGGCGGTGGCGAGATCATTGCTACTGGCACACCTGAGCAGGTCGCTAACAATAACATTTCGCACACTGGACGCTTTCTTAAAGACAAATTGTAA
- a CDS encoding catalase, translating to MSDKPKLTSVSGCPIANNQDSLTAGARGPMLLQDVWFLEKLAHFDREVIPERRMHAKGSGAFGSFTVTHDITQYTKATMFAEVGKQTDMFVRFSTVAGERGAADAERDIRGFALRFYTEQGNWDLVGNNTPVFFFRDPLKFPDLNHAVKRDPRTNMRSPTNNWDFWTGLPEALHQITILMSDRGIPASYRHMHGFGSHTFSFINANNERFWVKFHFTTQQGIKNLTDQEAAELVGTDRESSQRDLYEAIERGDFPRWTMSVQIMPEADAAKVPYHPFDLTKIWPKADYPLIEVGYFELNKNPENYFADVEQAAFNPAHIVPGIGFSPDRMLQGRLFSYGDAQRYRLGVNHYQIPVNTPRCPYHNYHRDGAMRVDGNQGSRLHYEPNSQGEWQEQPDFSEPPLALEGAADRFDFWETEPDYFTQPGNLFRLLSADEQQVLFENTARNMNGVPDDIKMKHICHCMQADPAYGAGVAKALGIELPK from the coding sequence ATGAGTGATAAACCTAAACTCACATCTGTTTCTGGATGTCCGATTGCTAATAACCAAGACAGTTTAACTGCCGGTGCGCGCGGTCCGATGCTTTTACAAGATGTTTGGTTCTTAGAAAAGCTGGCTCACTTTGATCGAGAAGTGATTCCTGAGCGTCGTATGCATGCTAAAGGTTCAGGCGCCTTTGGTAGCTTCACAGTGACCCATGACATTACTCAGTATACGAAAGCAACGATGTTTGCTGAGGTTGGCAAGCAAACCGATATGTTTGTTCGCTTCTCCACGGTTGCAGGTGAGCGCGGCGCAGCCGATGCTGAGCGAGATATTCGTGGCTTTGCGCTGCGCTTTTACACTGAACAAGGTAACTGGGATTTGGTGGGTAATAACACCCCAGTATTCTTCTTCCGTGATCCGCTAAAGTTTCCTGACCTTAATCATGCGGTTAAACGTGACCCGCGCACCAATATGCGCAGCCCGACCAATAACTGGGATTTCTGGACTGGTTTACCTGAGGCCCTACACCAAATCACAATCTTAATGAGTGATCGGGGTATTCCAGCATCTTATCGCCATATGCATGGTTTTGGTTCGCATACATTTAGTTTCATTAATGCTAACAATGAGCGTTTCTGGGTTAAGTTTCACTTTACAACCCAGCAAGGCATTAAGAATCTGACCGATCAAGAAGCGGCTGAGTTGGTCGGAACAGACCGTGAAAGCTCACAGCGCGATTTGTATGAGGCCATCGAGCGAGGCGATTTCCCACGTTGGACGATGTCTGTGCAAATCATGCCAGAAGCTGATGCGGCAAAAGTACCCTATCATCCGTTTGATCTGACCAAAATCTGGCCAAAAGCTGACTATCCACTGATTGAAGTAGGCTATTTTGAGCTGAATAAGAATCCAGAAAACTACTTTGCTGATGTTGAACAGGCGGCTTTTAATCCAGCGCATATTGTTCCTGGTATTGGCTTCTCACCAGACCGCATGCTGCAAGGCCGTTTGTTCTCCTATGGTGATGCCCAGCGTTACCGTTTAGGTGTGAACCACTATCAAATTCCGGTGAATACGCCTCGTTGCCCATACCACAATTACCACCGTGACGGTGCTATGCGTGTTGATGGCAACCAAGGCAGTCGCTTGCATTACGAGCCCAATAGTCAGGGCGAGTGGCAAGAGCAGCCAGACTTCTCCGAGCCGCCATTGGCTTTAGAGGGTGCAGCAGATCGCTTTGATTTCTGGGAGACAGAGCCGGACTATTTTACTCAGCCAGGTAATTTGTTCCGTTTATTGAGTGCAGATGAGCAGCAAGTACTGTTTGAGAACACTGCGCGCAATATGAATGGCGTACCAGATGACATCAAAATGAAACATATCTGCCATTGTATGCAAGCTGATCCTGCTTACGGGGCAGGGGTTGCTAAGGCATTAGGTATTGAGCTGCCTAAGTAA
- the rplQ gene encoding 50S ribosomal protein L17 — MRHRKSGRHLSRTSAHRKAMFQNMAVSLFEHELIKTTLPKAKELRRVAEPLITLAKEDSVANRRLAFDRTRSKAAVGKLFNDLGKRYATRQGGYLRILKCGFRAGDNAPMAYVELVDRPVAGEVEVAE, encoded by the coding sequence ATGCGTCATCGTAAAAGTGGCCGTCACCTAAGCCGTACCAGCGCCCACCGCAAGGCTATGTTTCAAAACATGGCAGTGTCGCTGTTCGAGCATGAACTGATTAAAACTACTTTGCCTAAAGCTAAAGAACTGCGCCGCGTTGCTGAGCCGTTAATTACTTTGGCCAAAGAAGATAGCGTTGCTAACCGTCGTTTGGCATTTGACCGTACTCGCTCGAAAGCAGCAGTTGGTAAATTGTTCAACGATTTAGGTAAGCGTTATGCAACTCGTCAAGGCGGATATCTGCGCATTTTAAAGTGTGGCTTCCGTGCTGGCGATAACGCGCCTATGGCTTATGTTGAACTAGTTGACCGTCCGGTTGCTGGTGAAGTAGAAGTCGCAGAGTAA
- the rpoA gene encoding DNA-directed RNA polymerase subunit alpha, giving the protein MQISVNEFLTPRQINVDMVSPTRAKITLEPLERGFGHTLGNALRRILLSSMPGCAVVEVEIDGVLHEYSAIEGVQEDVIEILLNLKGLAVIMHGRDEATLTLSKKGPGVVTAADIKLDHDVEIVNGDHVIANLADKGALNMKLRIARGRGYESADSRFSDEDESRSIGRLQIDALFSPVRRVAYVVENARVEQRTNLDKLIIDLETNGTLDPEEAIRRSATILQHQLAAFVDLQGEAQVVEEKPEDEIDPILLRPVDDLELTVRSANCLKAESIYYIGDLIQRTEVELLKTPNLGKKSLTEIKDVLASRGLSLGMRLDNWPPASLKKDDKATA; this is encoded by the coding sequence ATGCAGATTTCGGTAAATGAGTTCCTGACCCCTCGTCAAATTAATGTTGACATGGTCAGTCCGACCCGCGCCAAAATTACCCTTGAGCCTCTCGAGCGTGGTTTTGGACATACTTTGGGCAACGCGCTACGGCGTATATTGTTGTCTTCAATGCCTGGCTGTGCAGTTGTCGAAGTTGAAATCGACGGCGTCTTGCATGAGTACAGTGCTATTGAAGGGGTTCAAGAGGATGTAATTGAGATCCTTCTTAACCTTAAAGGCCTTGCAGTTATCATGCATGGTCGTGACGAAGCCACGCTAACTCTAAGCAAGAAAGGGCCGGGCGTGGTGACTGCTGCCGATATTAAGCTGGATCATGATGTGGAAATCGTCAATGGCGACCACGTGATTGCTAATCTGGCTGACAAGGGCGCATTGAATATGAAGCTGCGTATTGCACGTGGCCGTGGCTATGAATCAGCTGATTCTCGTTTTTCTGACGAAGATGAAAGCCGTAGTATCGGTCGTTTGCAAATCGACGCTCTATTCAGTCCTGTTCGCCGTGTCGCTTACGTGGTGGAAAACGCCCGTGTCGAGCAGCGTACAAACTTGGACAAACTGATCATCGATCTTGAAACCAATGGCACACTTGATCCTGAAGAAGCGATTCGTCGCAGTGCAACAATTCTGCAGCACCAGCTTGCAGCCTTTGTTGATCTCCAGGGTGAAGCGCAAGTGGTTGAAGAGAAGCCGGAAGATGAGATTGATCCAATCTTGTTGCGTCCTGTTGATGATTTAGAGTTGACCGTGCGTTCGGCAAACTGCTTAAAAGCAGAAAGCATCTACTACATTGGTGATCTGATTCAGCGCACCGAAGTAGAGTTGTTAAAAACGCCGAACTTGGGTAAAAAATCCCTGACTGAGATCAAGGATGTTTTAGCCTCGCGTGGTCTGTCCCTCGGTATGCGCCTTGATAACTGGCCGCCGGCAAGTCTGAAGAAAGACGATAAGGCTACGGCCTGA
- the rpsD gene encoding 30S ribosomal protein S4, giving the protein MARYIGPKCKLSRREGTDLFLKSGSRAIESKCNIEAAPGQHGQRRTRLSEYGTQLREKQKVRRMYGVLERQFASYYKEAARRKGATGENLLQLLESRLDNVVYRMGFGSTRAESRQLVSHKSITINGKTVNVPSYQVQAGDVVAVREKCKNQLRISQALELCVQRGRVEWVDVDAEKKSGVFKSIPERSDLSADINESLIVELYSK; this is encoded by the coding sequence ATGGCTCGTTACATTGGTCCCAAATGCAAACTGTCCCGTCGTGAAGGCACAGATCTCTTCTTGAAGAGTGGTTCACGCGCGATTGAATCTAAATGCAACATTGAAGCAGCACCTGGCCAGCATGGTCAGCGTCGCACTCGTTTATCTGAGTACGGTACTCAGTTGCGTGAAAAGCAAAAAGTTCGCCGCATGTATGGTGTTCTTGAGCGTCAATTCGCCAGCTACTATAAAGAAGCAGCGCGCCGTAAAGGTGCAACAGGTGAAAACCTTCTGCAACTTTTAGAGTCACGTTTGGATAACGTTGTTTACCGTATGGGTTTTGGCTCTACGCGTGCAGAGTCTCGTCAGTTGGTATCGCATAAGTCGATCACTATTAACGGCAAGACTGTTAACGTTCCGTCATACCAGGTTCAAGCGGGTGATGTCGTTGCTGTACGTGAAAAGTGCAAAAACCAATTACGTATTTCCCAGGCTCTCGAATTGTGTGTCCAGCGTGGCCGCGTCGAGTGGGTTGATGTAGATGCAGAGAAAAAGTCAGGTGTGTTCAAAAGCATTCCTGAGCGCAGTGATCTGTCAGCCGACATCAACGAAAGCCTGATTGTCGAGCTCTACTCCAAGTAA